Proteins from one Bufo gargarizans isolate SCDJY-AF-19 chromosome 8, ASM1485885v1, whole genome shotgun sequence genomic window:
- the LOC122945463 gene encoding C5a anaphylatoxin chemotactic receptor 1-like produces the protein MASFTNLCHSIADLRQLIGYHDSYLPFVQYFTVVVSIVTCLVGLVGNALVICFLGFVMKKHKSKYWFLNLAIADFFSLLTLPFHAIAAFKGTWPFGDQVCKLFIFSMTANMNASIFILTSLNIARVLSVAQPMFHLKFISKRVSFWICSIIWLLAIPSTLPVFYYSGEMKIGEFVLCTYHGSKTLETAVAKIRYNVSSGNATRDVSDIYAMFGSYFKQCSSHACCGGEEALSFWDHVRSTSNQLVIPFLVIGYFIPLSIVIICNIIIVVHVRKSKTINTHRLYRMVVAIIVVYFITWTPVVIAETALFVVILKKNFLAMFCILQFMPLFISIAYTNNCLNPIFYVLNGGQMRMKLCDFISSFRNSKK, from the coding sequence atggcttccTTCACAAATCTCTGTCATTCCATTGCGGATCTACGTCAGCTCATCGGATACCACGACTCCTACTTACCTTTCGTTCAGTACTTCACTGTTGTCGTGTCCATTGTCACCTGTCTGGTGGGACTGGTGGGAAACGCATTGGTCATCTGTTTTCTCGGATTTGTCATGAAGAAGCACAAGTCCAAATACTGGTTTCTGAATTTGGCCATTGCTGATTTCTTCTCCCTCCTGACCTTACCCTTTCACGCTATTGCAGCTTTTAAAGGTACCTGGCCTTTTGGGGACCAGGTGTGTAAACTTTTTATCTTCTCAATGACTGCCAATATGAACGCCAGCATTTTTATTCTCACTTCTTTAAATATCGCCAGGGTATTGTCTGTAGCACAACCAATGTTTCACCTCAAATTCATCTCCAAACGCGTTTCATTTTGGATCTGTTCTATAATTTGGTTACTTGCCATCCCGTCCACCCTCCCGGTGTTCTACTATAGCGGGGAAATGAAAATTGGAGAATTTGTACTGTGCACCTACCATGGCAGTAAGACCTTAGAAACTGCAGTAGCGAAAATTAGGTATAATGTGAGTAGTGGGAACGCTACAAGAGACGTTTCTGACATCTACGCCATGTTTGGCTCCTACTTCAAGCAATGCTCCTCTCACGCGTGTTGTGGTGGTGAGGAGGCGCTCAGTTTTTGGGACCATGTGAGGTCCACCTCAAATCAGTTAGTGATACCGTTCCTTGTCATTGGATATTTTATTCCTCTTAGTATTGTGATTATTTGCAATATAATTATAGTTGTGCATGTAAGAAAATCCAAGACCATTAATACCCACAGGCTCTATCGAATGGTGGTCGCGATCATCGTGGTGTATTTCATAACATGGACCCCAGTAGTCATAGCAGAGACTGCGTTATTTGTCGTCATTCTCAAAAAGAACTTCCTAGCCATGTTCTGCATCCTTCAATTCATGCCTCTCTTTATCAGCATCGCCTACACAAACAACTGCTTGAACCCAATTTTCTATGTGCTGAACGGTGGACAGATGAGAATGAAACTATGTGATTTTATAAGTTCCTTTAGAAATAGCAAAAAATGA
- the LOC122945464 gene encoding chemokine-like receptor 1 — MASFTNLCHSIADLRQLIRYHDSYLPFLRYSTVVVSIVTCLVGLVGNALVICFLGFVMKKHKSKYWFLNLAIADFFFLLSLPFHAIAAFKGTWPFGDHVCKLFLFSMTANVYASVLILTSLNIIRVLSVAQPMFHLKFISKRVSFWICSIIWFITILSSLLVFYYSGEVKIGEFVVCTYHGSKTLDTAVTKNRYNESSGNATRDVSDIYTMFGSYFKQCSSHVCCGGEEALGIWDQMKFTSNQFVIPFLIIGYFIPLSIVIICNITIVVHVRKSKTINTHRLYRTVVAIIVVYFITWTPLVIAETALFVIVLKMNFLALFYILQFMPLFISIACTNNCLNPIFYVLNGGQMRTELCDFINSFRNIKK; from the coding sequence ATGGCTTCCTTCACAAATCTCTGTCATTCCATCGCGGATCTACGTCAGCTCATCAGATACCACGACTCCTACTTACCTTTTCTTCGGTACTCCACTGTTGTCGTTTCCATTGTCACCTGTTTGGTGGGACTGGTGGGAAACGCATTGGTCATCTGTTTTCTCGGATTTGTCATGAAGAAGCACAAGTCCAAATACTGGTTTCTGAATTTGGCCATTGCTGATTTCTTCTTCCTCCTGAGCTTACCCTTTCATGCCATTGCAGCTTTTAAAGGCACCTGGCCTTTCGGGGACCACGTGTGTAAACTTTTTCTCTTCTCAATGACTGCTAATGTGTACGCCAGTGTTTTAATTCTCACCTCTTTAAATATCATCAGGGTATTGTCTGTAGCACAACCAATGTTTCACCTCAAATTCATCTCCAAACGCGTTTCATTTTGGATCTGTTCTATAATTTGGTTCATTACCATCCTGTCCAGCCTCCTGGTGTTCTACTATAGCGGGGAAGTGAAAATTGGAGAATTTGTAGTGTGCACCTACCATGGCAGTAAGACCCTAGATACTGCAGTAACAAAAAATAGGTATAATGAGAGTAGTGGGAACGCTACAAGAGACGTTTCTGACATCTACACCATGTTCGGCTCCTACTTCAAGCAATGCTCCTCTCACGTGTGTTGTGGTGGTGAGGAGGCTCTCGGTATTTGGGACCAGATGAAGTTCACCTCAAATCAGTTTGTGATACCTTTTCTGATCATTGGATATTTTATTCCTCTTAGTATTGTGATTATTTGCAATATAACTATAGTTGTGCATGTAAGAAAATCCAAGACCATTAATACTCACAGGCTCTATAGAACTGTGGTTGCGATCATTGTGGTGTATTTCATAACATGGACCCCACTAGTCATAGCAGAGACTGCGTTATTCGTCATCGTTCTCAAGATGAACTTCCTAGCCTTGTTCTACATTCTTCAATTCATGCCTCTCTTCATCAGCATCGCCTGCACAAACAACTGCTTGAACCCGATATTCTATGTGCTGAACGGTGGACAGATGAGAACGGAACTTTGTGATTTCATAAATTCCTTTAGAAATATCAAAAAATGA
- the LOC122945466 gene encoding chemokine-like receptor 1: MASFTNLCYSIADLRQLIGYYDSYLPFIQYFTVVVSIVTCLVGLVGNALVICFLGFVMKKHKSKYWFLNLAIADFFSLLTLPFHAIAAFKGTWPFGHHVCKLVLFSMTANVYASVLILTSLNIAKVLSVAQPMFHLKFISKSVSFWICSLIWFIIIPSSLPVFYYSGEVKIGEFALCTYHSSKTLDTVVVNNRYNVSSGNATRDVSDIYTTFGSYFRQCSSDTCCGGEEALRFLNHLKSSSDDFVIPFLIIGYFIPLCIVIICNATIVVHVRKSKTINTHRLYRIVVTIIVVYFITWTPLVIAETALYVNVLKMNFLALFYILLFLPLLLSIAYTNNCLNPIVYVLNGGQITTGLSDFISSLRNSKK; the protein is encoded by the coding sequence atggcttccTTCACAAATCTCTGTTATTCCATTGCGGATCTACGTCAGCTCATCGGATACTACGACTCCTACTTACCTTTCATTCAGTACTTCACTGTTGTCGTGTCCATTGTCACCTGTCTGGTGGGACTAGTGGGAAACGCATTGGTCATCTGTTTTCTCGGATTTGTCATGAAGAAGCACAAGTCCAAATACTGGTTTCTGAATTTGGCCATTGCTGATTTCTTCTCCCTCCTGACCTTACCCTTTCACGCCATCGCAGCTTTTAAAGGCACCTGGCCATTTGGGCACCACGTGTGTAAACTTGTTCTCTTCTCAATGACTGCCAATGTGTACGCCAGCGTTTTAATTCTCACCTCTTTAAATATCGCCAAGGTATTGTCTGTAGCACAACCAATGTTTCACCTCAAATTCATCTCCAAAAGCGTTTCATTTTGGATCTGTTCTCTAATTTGGTTCATTATCATCCCGTCCAGCCTCCCGGTGTTCTACTATAGCGGAGAAGTGAAAATTGGAGAATTTGCACTGTGCACCTACCATAGCAGTAAGACCTTAGATACTGTAGTAGTGAACAATAGATATAATGTGAGTAGTGGGAATGCTACAAGAGACGTTTCTGACATCTACACAACGTTTGGCTCCTACTTTAGGCAATGCTCCTCTGACACGTGCTGTGGTGGTGAGGAGGCGCTCCGTTTTTTGAACCACTTGAAGTCCTCGTCAGATGATTTTGTGATACCTTTCCTTATCATTGGATATTTTATTCCTCTTTGTATCGTCATTATTTGCAATGCAACTATAGTTGTTCATGTAAGAAAATCCAAGACCATTAATACCCATAGGCTCTATCGAATTGTGGTCACGATCATCGTGGTGTATTTCATAACATGGACCCCACTAGTCATAGCAGAGACTGCGTTATATGTCAATGTTCTCAAGATGAACTTCCTAGCCTTGTTCTACATCCTTCTATTCTTGCCGCTCCTCCTCAGCATTGCCTACACAAACAACTGCTTGAACCCGATTGTCTATGTGCTGAACGGTGGACAGATAACAACGGGACTTTCAGATTTCATAAGTTCCTTGCGAAATAGCAAAAAATGA